From Desulfomonilaceae bacterium, the proteins below share one genomic window:
- a CDS encoding NADH-quinone oxidoreductase subunit J — protein sequence METILFYVLAAVTLLSAVFVVFLRRPIHNVLFMILTMIGLATLFILLHAEFLAMVQVIVYAGAVMVLFLFVIMLLNLEEIDLPKAPRPLRWGFGIILSLAFAVILFPIFSHFVPTIMGKTQVGTIAAGASNMELIARELFTTYLLPFEIASVLLLAAIIGTVVIGRKLTQK from the coding sequence ATGGAAACCATCCTCTTCTATGTTTTAGCCGCTGTGACGCTGTTGTCCGCAGTATTTGTGGTTTTTTTGCGTAGGCCTATTCATAACGTCTTGTTTATGATCTTGACAATGATTGGGTTGGCTACTCTGTTTATATTATTGCACGCCGAATTTCTGGCCATGGTTCAGGTTATAGTTTATGCAGGCGCCGTAATGGTGCTGTTCTTGTTCGTAATAATGTTGTTAAACCTGGAAGAGATTGATCTGCCCAAAGCGCCCAGACCTCTCCGGTGGGGATTCGGAATAATACTTTCTCTGGCTTTCGCTGTAATACTTTTTCCTATTTTCAGTCATTTTGTTCCTACGATTATGGGAAAAACTCAGGTGGGAACTATCGCTGCTGGCGCATCAAACATGGAGCTTATCGCCAGAGAGCTTTTCACGACTTATCTGTTGCCTTTCGAAATAGCGTCTGTTTTGTTGTTAGCCGCGATCATCGGCACGGTAGTGATTGGAAGGAAGTTGACGCAAAAATAG
- the nuoI gene encoding NADH-quinone oxidoreductase subunit NuoI yields the protein MIIPLLQGLKLTFSYLLKKKVTLQYPDEKWDVAPRWRGRHVLTRHGSGKIKCVACMLCATVCPADCIYIEAAAEPDGRRYPGRYEIDLTRCIFCGYCVEACPKEAIEMSTAYEISEYSRGALLYDKERLLEPPTPRYELKKKAG from the coding sequence ATGATCATCCCTCTGTTACAGGGACTCAAACTAACATTTTCGTATTTGTTGAAAAAGAAGGTAACGCTGCAGTACCCGGATGAAAAGTGGGACGTGGCTCCAAGGTGGAGGGGACGGCATGTCTTAACTCGTCACGGTTCCGGCAAGATCAAGTGCGTGGCGTGTATGCTCTGCGCGACGGTATGCCCGGCGGATTGCATATACATCGAAGCGGCGGCTGAGCCGGACGGCCGACGATATCCCGGTCGATATGAGATTGATTTAACGCGTTGTATTTTCTGTGGTTATTGTGTTGAGGCGTGTCCGAAAGAAGCTATTGAAATGTCCACAGCCTACGAGATCTCGGAATATAGTCGTGGCGCCCTTTTGTATGACAAGGAACGATTGCTGGAGCCTCCGACGCCGCGGTATGAGCTAAAGAAAAAGGCTGGGTAA